One Leptolyngbya sp. SIO1E4 genomic window, GCGCGGTTGAGCAGGTCAGTTTGACGGCTAAACCAGGAACTATCACTGCTGTCATTGGCCCTAACGGGGCCGGTAAGACGACGTTATTGAACTTGATTAGCGGCTTCTACCGGCCCCAATCGGGTGCAATTCGCTTAGGGCAGACCGATTTGACTGACCTGGCCAGTCGCCAAATTGCCACCCTCGGCGTCAGTCGAACCTTTCAAGCGACGCGCCTGTTTAATTCTTTGTCAGTGTTGGACAATTTACGGGTAGCGGCTGTGGGGGCTCGGTTGGGGGCCATATTCACCGCCTTGCTGGGGGTCGGGTGCAATCGCCAACCCGAAAAATCAATTTTAGAGGTGCTCTCCTTTGTCGGCTATCGGGGAGATGTCCATCAGGTTGCAGCCGCTTTGGCCTTTGGCGATCGCCGCCTGGTAGAAATGGCCCGGGCCTTGATGACTCAACCCCAGGTATTACTGTTAGACGAACCAGCTGCGGGGCTCAGCAAGGACGACAAAATGGCGTTGGCCCACTTGATTCGCCGCATTGCCAGCAGCGGCCTCAAGGTGATTCTGATCGAGCACGATATGGAATTGGTGATGGGCATTTCAGACACAGTGCTGGTGATGGATAGTGGCCTGGCAATTGCTTCTGGCCCTCCCGGTCAGGTGCAGCAAGACCCCAAAGTTCTAGAAGCCTACTTAGGGACTGAAACATCTTCGTCTGATCTGCTCCCAACTCGCCCTCCCATTACCTCCCCCCTGTTGGTGGTGCAGGATTTAGTGGCGGGATATGGTACTTTGCAGGTGCTGAAAGGGCTCTCCCTGGAAGTGAATCAAGGGGAATTGGTGGCAGTGGTCGGGGCCAATGGGGCTGGAAAAAGCACGCTGTTGAAGAGTCTGGTAAACCTGCTCCCTCCCTGGTCGGGGCAAGCCCAGTTCCTGGGGCGATCGCTTTCTGCCATCCCGGCTCACCAAATGGCCCATACGGGCATTGTGCTAGTGCCTGAGGGCCGCCAAGTCTTTCGGGAACTCGACGTGGTTGATAATCTTCGACTGGGCGCGTTTCATCGTCGGGATGCTGGGGTTGATGAAGACATCGAACGCATGTTGCACCGGTTTCCTCGGTTGCGGGAACGCCAAGGGCAGAAAGCGGGGTTATTGTCTGGTGGCGAACAGCAGATGTTAGCCATTGCCCGAGGGCTGATGGCCCGCCCCCAATTGCTGCTGCTGGATGAGCCGTCTCTAGGGCTAGCGCCTCAGTTGGTCACGGGCCTCTACGCGACCCTGGCTGATCTGCGAGATGAAGGCATGACGATTTTGCTGGTGGATCAAATGGCCGGATTAGCATTAGCGATCGCCGATCGCGCCTATTTGCTAGAAACAGGCCAGATTGTCCGTTCCGGTACTGCCGCAGACCTACGAGACGATCCCGCGATCGCCGAAGTCTATCTCGGCGGCTAATGCGCCTCAGTCAGGCTGCGCTGATGCCTGACCCCGTGTACTCCATGTATATAGGGAGTACACCGTGAGGTTTCTGGCGATTATCCCTTAAATTTGCCTGAAGTCTTTTCAGACAACAGCGAGAGAACGCGACGCCCGTGTTTTGAGCGAGCCCTATTCGACAAGCCCTATTCAACAGGATAAGTTACCAGCACTTCCCGATAGACTTCTACTTCGGCAGGTGCTTCTGGATTGTAATAGCTGGATTCAGCACTCCAAAATAGCGCCCCGATAACGTCTGTTTCTTCATTACAGGGTGAGAGAAATCGACCCAAGAAAGGGAGTTCAGCCACAGAAGGCGGTTCGACTAAGGAAACATCCATGGAATTGGCGATCGCGTCTGCCCGCAACTTGGCATCTTCCATTGCCGCAGCATAGGCACTCTGCTCGACGGTGGCGCAGCTAGTAATGGCGTACTGTACAAATACGCGGCTAATAAATGCTATCTGCTGAGGACTCTGAGTCTCTAAAGCCTCATTAACAGTTTGCACAATCTCATTGACGCGGTCTTGGGTCGGCTGCTGGATATTCAGGGTGATGGAATTTTCTGCGCTGTAGTAGGAATAGGCTGACGCATCAATGAGGGCTAAATTAACATCAATATCGGACTCGGCCACCCCGGCCTCTACTAGGGCATCAATCACCCCTCGGAGGCTGTCGAAGGTGAGCGGCGGGAATTCTGGCACCGGAGCGGCTGCCTCTGGTTCTGGCGGAAACTCAAAGGGTGCTGCAGCGTTAGGGTCACGATTGGTTAACCAGATATCAATTTGGGCCTGATCGGCCGGGACACTCGCTCGTCCCTGACCGGTGACAGAAACAGCCTGTTGATCCCTGACGGGGGGATACAGCAGTTGGGCGATCGCGGGTTGAATATTAAGCCCTGAGCCTGAAACGCAGACACCTAAACATAGAGAAAACCCAATAATTTTTTGAGGCCGAATGTCCACGGA contains:
- a CDS encoding ATP-binding cassette domain-containing protein, yielding MKTRIAIGIGIFIVVIAATLAAPNTYYLFILGMIGVTTLVSVGLNILAGLSGQISIGHAGFFAIGAYTGSLLMLRGQWHFGLALAMAVVTAAGTGAAVAAPALRVSGPYLAMVTIAFGIIVERILIEWVGLTGGFGGLTAIPKPTLLGLQPALRDSVLLVLIVALLAVLAFALLKQHPWGRAFQAVRDDAIAAAAVGLNPLYVRVMAFAVSAALTGVAGIFFAAIVGFVSPDSFTFHRSILFLLAVILGGLGIAEGAFIGAIVLVILPEFLHDLAEYQLLVFGALLLLTLRLAPNGVMSLFKRWLGHRTPVYPLPTAPDLPPLVAQRQTHTPLEVDTVTIYFGGIRAVEQVSLTAKPGTITAVIGPNGAGKTTLLNLISGFYRPQSGAIRLGQTDLTDLASRQIATLGVSRTFQATRLFNSLSVLDNLRVAAVGARLGAIFTALLGVGCNRQPEKSILEVLSFVGYRGDVHQVAAALAFGDRRLVEMARALMTQPQVLLLDEPAAGLSKDDKMALAHLIRRIASSGLKVILIEHDMELVMGISDTVLVMDSGLAIASGPPGQVQQDPKVLEAYLGTETSSSDLLPTRPPITSPLLVVQDLVAGYGTLQVLKGLSLEVNQGELVAVVGANGAGKSTLLKSLVNLLPPWSGQAQFLGRSLSAIPAHQMAHTGIVLVPEGRQVFRELDVVDNLRLGAFHRRDAGVDEDIERMLHRFPRLRERQGQKAGLLSGGEQQMLAIARGLMARPQLLLLDEPSLGLAPQLVTGLYATLADLRDEGMTILLVDQMAGLALAIADRAYLLETGQIVRSGTAADLRDDPAIAEVYLGG
- a CDS encoding SIMPL domain-containing protein, with translation MDIRPQKIIGFSLCLGVCVSGSGLNIQPAIAQLLYPPVRDQQAVSVTGQGRASVPADQAQIDIWLTNRDPNAAAPFEFPPEPEAAAPVPEFPPLTFDSLRGVIDALVEAGVAESDIDVNLALIDASAYSYYSAENSITLNIQQPTQDRVNEIVQTVNEALETQSPQQIAFISRVFVQYAITSCATVEQSAYAAAMEDAKLRADAIANSMDVSLVEPPSVAELPFLGRFLSPCNEETDVIGALFWSAESSYYNPEAPAEVEVYREVLVTYPVE